The genomic DNA TTGTAATTAGTCGGTTTGTGTGAAATGGTAAAGTATGGGCCTCTCTGCTAAATGTGTCAGCCTCAACTGTAACCTTTTGCACCATGCACAGAATATATCACAGACATGTACTCCTGTTTTATGTTACACAGTAAAATAACTATTAAAGGTCCCTAGCTATAAAGAGCTGTAATCTTTAGAAGGACATAAATGTTcttgataaaatattttttcaaagaACATACTTTGGGCAAAAAAGTAATAGAATCTCAGAAATGCTGTGTTTAATAGATATTACAAGGATCCTCTTAAGCCAATGAACCATTCTTATGTATTTCATAAAGTTGCCTTATACCAGTGGTCCTGTTTACGCTTTTTTCAGCTTTTTTGTCTACATTACTTACACTAGAAATCTTGAAGTAGGAAAACCTCAGGAAGCGTTAGCATTTGTGGTCAAATGTGTCCCAAACCAACTTGACAATCTTTGTGGTTGTTTACAATTGTATTTAGCACTGTCCACTTATACTCTGATCGCTCAAGACACATTTAAAAACTAAGTGTGAACACAGTCATTGTGAATAATAAAACCTGGTATATTTCAATATTTCATCTACAATATATTGCCATATCTTTCCCGTATGTGTTCATGTTGAATTTTCTATCACTTGTGTACTCATCGACACCATCCCATAATTGACAGTGCCTCTCTGTGGACCACGTGCCTCAGCTGGTCACCAACTACTCCACCACTCAGGAGGTGCACGCGGACGACTTCCTCCGGCTGGCCGCAGGGTGCTGCCTGTACCTCAGCGACCCCCTGCGGGCCTGCAGGGCGGCGACGGCGGGCCGCTGGGGCGAGGAGACCGAGGAGTTCATCCACCAGCTCGCCCACGGGGAGGACACCGGTCACGGGGGACACGAGGATCACGGGGGACATGAGGGTGGCGCCGTGGAGAGGCTGCTCCACAGCATGGAGGAGCACTACCGCCCAGAGAGCAATCAGGTGAGATAGAGCAGAGTGGAGTGGTGGGGCCTGTCTCAGGAGTCCCATACTTGGCATAGTTCAGATACATAACTGGAAAAGCCAATCTCCTGAAGTACAAATACCCATTGTGTCCATGAAAGTGAACACTGTGAAGTATGCACTTCCTGGACCTCCTAGCTAAATAGATAACAAAACATTTATGATTTGGGTTGTTTACATGAAAGTGAACTCTCTGAAGGATGTACTTCCTGCTTCTCCTAGCTGAACAAGTAGAGTATTGATGATTTCAGGTCACAGGTGGCAATGAGAAATTGATGATTACCTTCCCTGACTGATAAGTAGTCTGTTACATCAATGGTGATGAGTAGTCTGTTaccattatcattattatcatgTTATCATTATGGTGTAAATATCTGTAAGCTTAACACAGGTTGTTATTTCGTGACTCCACAGCCCTGTGTCACCATGTCAGACATCCTGGAAGAGAGCAATGCGTCCATGAGTCATGACCACCACAGCAATCACAGTGACCACGATGGTGATCACCGCAGCGGTGAGCACCACGAACACAGTGAGCTGGACACCCTATGTGGGGTGGTGCTGTACCATGCGCTCAGAGGGGACTGCATGACCACACAGGAGCTGCCAGAGGAGGCGTTTTTCCTGGACTTCATCTTTGGAAAGTTTGGATCTGATAATGTCACTTTACAAGGTACATTATTTGGTGCAGTTGAGTGAGCTATTGAGGATCTTTTTTAAccgaaggaacacacacacaaacacacacagacagacagacacacacacacacacacacacacacacagggagggagagagagagatagagagagaaagagagagaaaggaagagagatatAAAGTAATTCCAGCATGCACAAATTTCAGTATGTTACTTCATCCATTAGGCAGAACACAATATCTCAGTGTGCTATCCTGTGGTAGTACCAAAAGATAACGAACCATCAGGAAACTCAAAGCTAATTTGCTAGAACTAAATAAAAGCTGGATTTTCACAGGATTTACAAGGCTTTTTCAACTAAAATACAGTgcatctgaacattatattaatGATTAACTCTCTGCATGGTTAATGATGCCTGACAGACCTGGAGAGTTTGATGAAGTCTCTAAACCTGGGGGAAAGGCAGCTGTCGAAAGACCATGACCACGGCCACGACCACCATGATGCCGAGCTCCATGATCAGGCCGGCCACCGTGCCGCACAGGGCCAGGCGAGCCCCAGGCACAGCCATGAGGAGGGGCAGGAGCGCAACAGCAGCTGGGAGCAGGTAATTACGACCAGGCCCGGGTAATTGGGTGGAGGGCTTCGTTCCGCTCCTGTGACAGCGCTCCAGGacctcgcccacacacacacacacacacacaagtgcatgcacgcacacacacacacacacacacatacatgcgcacaGAGACTGAAAGAAGACACACACTCGCATGTGAGctacactcattcactcacacacacacacacacacacacacacacacacacacacacacacacacacacacacacacacacacacacacacacacacacacacacacacacatacaaacatatacacaaacgcaggcacacaaacaggtgtaagaacacactcacacccacatcacactcacacacacaaagtcatacacacacatacacatacacacacacacacacacacacacacacacacacacacacacacagactgttagatacacacatacacatactctccCACACTTAcctatacaaacatatacacaaacgCAGGCATACAAACAGGTGTaggaacacactcacacccacatcacactcacacacacaaagtcatacacacacacatacacacacatacacacacacacacacacacacacacacacacacacacacacacacacagacacacacacacacacacacacacacacacacacacacacacacacactcattaccaTGCAGCTGCCACCATGCCGGTCCTAGCAAAACCCCCCGGTCCACCATGTAATGCCGCATCTCTATTACACGAAACGCCATTGGCTACTGCCACTCACGAGGGAATTCCACTCCTCTCGGAAAATCTACATGGAGATGAGTTTTCCCCACCACCCTCCCCACCCTCTTCCCCCCTCCTGGAGTCCACTGAGGGATAACATCATCTAAACGGTGGCACTTCATTTAAGGACAAGTCACTCTGGCTGAGGGCGGAAACATGAAGAGCCAGGCTCTGACACCATGTCAATCAGAAGCCCGACGCCAGCGATGATTTGGGCTGATTGATGGCGCGACAGGCCCTAATACACGGGGCCCTACTCCGTGGCAATGGGCTCATCTGGAGTGTTTGAGGCAGACAACAGTCACTTTcgcgaatacacacacaccacactgtaTATTGGGACGCCATCaaattgttttgatttttttcctCCCTTCACCATTCCCACTGCGCTTCCatgaatcaaacacacacactagacagtATTGTTAATTCGTTATATATATTGTTTCACTCAGAGAAGGTGTCACTCCAGGTTTCTTTGTGTCTGTATATTCTTACAAGTCAACTATCTGagatcatatactgtattgctCATACTACACTATACTTTTACTCATACATTAATAAATGAGAAATAAAATGTACTACACAATACAAAAGTTGGTAATTCCTGTAAATATGATCTTATTTGTTTATAATACCTTGCTCAAAagaaactatatactgtatatatatttactgtatatatattttgttcATATAAGAGGCTAAAAGGTTGTGGAAAAGCCTGAGATGACTTAatctcctcctgtgtgtgtgtgtatgtgtgtactcagAGCTGCTACAGTGCAGGGGAGCTGATGAGGATCCACCACCTGAACGGCTCAAATCTGACTCGGGATCAGTTTGTCCGACTCAGCCCGGCGCTGGTCCAGCAGCTTGTCAGTGGCGCCTGCAATGCCACGGAGCCCACCGTCATCCACCCTGGAGACGGCCTCAGCCGGACCGAGAGTGAGTGTTCCTTCAGAGTGTCCAAGCCCACCTTATCTGAAAAACACCGGTTTCCAAGACTGGAAGTGTACAGTGTACAATCGGCACACTGTTACATGCTCTTCGAAATGATTTAATAAACATAACATTTTAGCCCAGCGGCCTTCTTCAGGTGTTCAGACAAAGAGCAGGTAGACGCAGTTTGTGACAGACACAGTCCTTTTAGTTATGGCACTTGTTTGTTGGACGTGCATGTTTCTGTTTCCCTTGTCCATCTTAAGCGTAAGGAAACATGGCACACTAACTACTAACAAGGGGAGAAGTCACAATGTCACTGATCAGGTTAAGAGATCACAAGTTGGGCTTCTTTATATCCCACGAGAGTCGATCAAATTACATTTCACCCTGAACTGTACTGATGCCTCCTATGACAAATGTATTAGCCTCAGATACACAAGACATCTTCTTGTTGAATTTTGATGCCACATGTGTGGTTTCTGTTGGGTTTTAGGACAGCCACAGCCTTGAGGACAAAATAAAGCGTAGAGAATTATGTCTTAACTAAACTCCAGCTTAATCCTCCTTGGcggtgtctatgtgtgtgtgtgtgtgtgtgtgtgtgtgtgtgtgtgactgtctctcactctgttttccTGGCAGAATACGTGTACGCCACCGTGGCCAACCTGCTGATCTGCCTGACGGCGCTGTTTGGGATCGTGGTGCTGCTGTGTACCTCCTGCAGCAGCATCTTCCAGCTCTGCATCCAGTTCTGCATCAGCCTCGCTGTGGGCTCGCTCACCGGCGACGCCCTGCTGCACCTCCTGCCCATGgtgggtgacccccccccccacccctctgtgCCAGTGGGCCTCGGTCACTGCCAACCGTGTCCTGTGTtctgaccccccacccctcctcatcATCCTTGCAGGTCTCCCAGATATATGACCTAGTTGTCCTCACAAAAAGCCTATTTTGCATTCATCCGGCGAGGAACCATCATTCTTAAGATGTCCTTTCACTATGTTACCTCAGACCAGTACAGTATTACTGGACTGTGTTGTCTGATGTACTTTGCTGCTTGTTGATGTAGTGCAGAACAAACACACGGTGTCGAATAACTGATAGCAAAAGTGTCAAAGATGAACCGTCTCTACAAAACATTATGAGTGACACAAGAGTCATTTTAATGAGGTCTGTTGCAACTTAGCAAAacattccctctcttttttcatcCCTGTGctttgcccctctctctctctctctctctctaccctatCATCATCTCCTACACCTATGCTATTATGGGAAGCCCTCGATGAAAAGCTAACCTTGCCATCAGAGGTTTACTCTCCCACAGTGAGTCATGGTGTCACACATACTCTCAGCCTCAGCACTTCAtatcgttgttgttgttgctgttactGGCTGCTTCTGTAATAGGGTCGGTTGCTGTTGTTGGCGGGACTCCACACAGCCATGTGAAATGGCCCTTTGGCGGtcgcctttctctctctctctctctctctctctctctctctctctctctctctcgtttcatCAAAGCATTATGGCTAACACGCTCCGGCCCTCAAAGAATCCGTCACAGTTTGGGTCAGAGTGTCACAGCCTTATTTCCCCCAGGGCGAGCtcctttccccccctctctccctcccatcgCTAAACACACCTCTGCGACTCAATCCGTTTAGATACGTCAGGCCCGCAGGCCAACACGCTAGCAGACTGGCGTACATTGTCATCACAGCGAGTAGCAACTAACACAATTACGAAACGACAACAGGAGCCTCTAattgaggagaaagagaaatcgCTGTAACTTTGCCACGAGGGGAATTTACGAGGagtctttttttttggtgggtATTGGGCTAATTGCATTGAAGGCTCGGGTGTGATTATTCTTCTTTGAGAGGGCTTGTTCTCTGTGTGCAGTTTCTTGGCCTACATGCCCATGGCACGGGGGAGAACGGAGGAGGACATGACTTGACGTACATTTATAAGATGTTGGTGCTGCTGGCGGGGATCTACTACTTCTACCTGATGGAGGCCATCTTCGCCATCCTCTCCCGTAGAAACAAGCATCACCATCACCCGCACCACCACGGGGTCAGTCGCCACTaccactatatatatatatatatattttttatttgaatgaTTATTCTGTATGACCGTCATATTGTTGGTGTCAGTGACCTTGCATACTGTTTTCAGGATAGCGCACTAGTGATAGACTGTTTGATCTCAGACTGTCTCagacaacctagggtctatttccCAAAGTATTTAACAAGTTCAAACTTTCATTTGAGAGAGAAATTTCAttaattggtggagttttgagcaaAACCGTTTTTTGCATTAACAATGAAATGGCTAATAGTGGAACCTCTGGGGGCAAGATCTCACATAAAAAAGCTATTTTTTACCACTGacaatgctcaaaatataattacacttgtgtgttagtgtgttgaGGGTCCCTTCAGACAAATGGAAGTATTACAGTACACTTTGAAAGTGTACAAACAGGTTATAATAACACCTGTTTCTGAAGGAAGCACATTTTCTGACTTTGTGTTCCGTTAGCATCAAATCGGTGGCTGTGTTCGACTTCTTAAAGCAATCTGGCCTGGTCTGCGCAGCGCTGCAAGATAAAACGCACCCACTGTTTTGATGCTttgtacactttcaaagtttacaatacttcGGTTTGTCTGTAGGGACCCTCACCATACTACCACAGAAGTGTAATAATATTTTGAGCATAATCAGTGGTATAAAATAGTGTCTGTTTTTTGACGTGCTAGCTTGCCCTCATGTACTTTCACTATAAGCCATATATTGCAAATGCAATCAAGTCTTGCTCAAACCAAATAATGTAATTTTGCTCTCAAACGGTTGTTACTCCGGAGTTTCCCTTTAAGCACTTTAATTCTCTCCTTTTTGAATTTTGATAAACTCAAATCCACCCTGCAAACGTTGAAATTTTATGAGTAACTTGCAAGTGGGGTTCCATTTGTCAGGGGGGTTCCATTTTACTATCTTGTCAGATAGTCCCAGAACAGAACACAGCTTTTATACTATTCTGCAATAACACCACTCATCGTTCACTCAGTGTTGTACGTTGATACAAGATATATCTAGGTAGCAAAGTTACTCAAGAGCCCAGCCCAGAttagaaagagggagggaaagcaTTTGCGGTCACTCCGACCACCTTATCACTCAACTGCGGAATGTCCCAGCAGAGAGTAATCTATCAAAACTGCTAAAGTAAAGAAAGACAAACCTCTACATATAAACGTTTTGTCTGCTCCAACAATTATTTTTCAACAATTTCCATTCCACCCTTCTTGGCCTTTCTTTGTCCAGGAGGACTCAGAGCCTCATCACTGTGATCATGGAAGAGTGATTCAGATGTATCAGCAGGAGAagaaacacagacactccaCCTCTCAGGCAGACCTGGTACGAGCCTCCACGACCTGCTATGGCAAATACAACACTCCGGTACCTAGGTTAGGGTGCTTCTCCTACAAATAAGTGAAGGCAAATAATCAACTGTGATTGTTTTTCATTATttaggtggaggaggaggacaatgaGAAATCATTCCCTCAGGAGCTGCCTCGCACCCAAGGTGACTCGCCACTTAACGATTTAACAGAGGGGTCCAATAAAACTATTCACAGGGACTGGTTAATCATACAGTATCATACAGTAAGcactaaaaaaacaataaactgTTGCAGTCATTATACTTTTGAGGTTGTTCGTTTCCTGTATGTTGCTGTAACCGTTTCACATgaacttcggacctgtaaccggatggttgccggttcgaaccccgaccagtaggcacggctgaagtgcatttaagcaaggcacctaacccctcactgctacccgagcaccgctgttgatgcaggcagttcactgcgccgggattagtgtgtgcttcacctcactgtgtgtacactagtgctgggcggtatgaccaaaaatgtatatcacggtatttttcaaaattcttacggtttcacggtatatgacggtattttttttttcatgcataatcagatgttcagcattttctacaggttgagagaggaattgctgcagtacattgactaaggatggtctattttactgtcatgatgtagaataactaatgcagttttgcatggccccagaaaatgatgctgtttacaaagagccactcatgattctaatgaagaatctaatcagaatgcaaagacaattgcagtcaaaatacagaacttttactgtgcaaatttcacaaacatcttgtagcctataaaaccaatacaaaaagtagtgcaactttaTACTTTATAAATTGTataaattatacaatttaaaatgaaacctctctgctaatatgcttactctgtcaaataggcctatcagaaacatgccttattgttattgtgtggtttacatgacgttagtggtaggctaacgttaacttcatgtggatgtagatgtcttgttagcctgcaatgagcttcggttcggttcgctaggcaaaacattaacaaaaaagttcgttttggtgcactgatgacagtcagtggcatcatgcgtgcgtgtgaaaaaagtcccgtctgaaacactgtcgcgcggtgcagcgttccaaacgttgtgtagcctaaacaaatacaccggtatggcggtatattaaaaatttatatcataacgaaaatataaaccggtatacggtgtgaaccggtataccgcccagcactagtgtacactgtgtgctgtgtgtgtttcactaattcacggattgggataaatgcagagaccaaatttccctcacaggatcaaaagagtatatatacttatatatatatacacacagtggGGGTATCTGTTATAAGGTGACTCGCCACTTAACGATTTAACAGAGGGGTCCAATAAAACTATTCACAGGGACTGGTTAATCATACAGTATCATACAGTAAGCactaaaaaacaataaaactgtTGCAGTCATTACACCTTTGAGGTTGTTCGTTTCCTGTATGTTGCTGTAACCGTTTCACATgaacttcggacctgtaaccggatggttgccggttcgaacccagaccagtaggcacggctgaagtgcatttgagcaaggcacctaacccctcactgctacccgagcaccgctgttgatgcaggcagttCACTctcgcccgggattagtgtgtgcttcacctcactgtgtgtacactagtgctgggcggtatgaccaaaaaaatgtatatcacagtatttttcaaaattcttacggtttcacggtatatgacggtattttttttttcatgcataatcagatgttcagcattttctacaggttgagagaggaattgctgcagtacattgactaaggatggtctattttactgtcatgatgtagaataactaatgcagttttgcatggccccagaaaatgatgctgtttacaaagagccactcatgattctaatgaagaatctaatcagaatgcaaagacaattgcagtcaaaatacagaacttttactgtgcaaaatttcacaaacatcttgtagcctataaaaccaatacaaaaaagtagtgcaactttaTACTTTATAAATTGTataaattatacaatttaaaatgaaacctctctgctaatatgcttactctgtcaaataggcctatcagaaacatgccttattgttattgtgtggtttacatggcgttagtggtaggctaacgttaacttcatgtggatgtagatgtcttgttagcctgcaaTGAGCTTGGTTCGGTTaagctaggcaaaacattaacaaaaaaaaagttcgtttttggtgcactgatgacagtcagtggcatcatgcgtgcgtgtgaaaaaagtcccgtctgaaacactgtcgcgcggtgcagcgttccaaacgttgtgtagcctaaacaaatacaccggtatggcggtatattaaaaatttatatcataacgaaaatatacaccggtatacggtgtgaaccggtataccgcccagcactagtgtacactgtgtgctgtgtgtgtttcactaattcacggattgggataaatgcagagaccaaatttccctcacaggatcaaaagagtatatatacttatatatatatacacacagtggGGGTATCTGTTATAAGGTGACTCGCCACTTAACGATTTAACAGAGGGGTCCAATAAAACTATTCACAGGGACTGGTTAATCATACAGTATCATACAGTAAgcactaaaaaaaacaataatctgTTGCAGTCATTACACCTTTGAGGTCGTTCGTTTCCTGTATGTTGCTGTAACCGTTTCACATGAACTTCGGACCTGTAATCAGATGGTTgcaggttcgaaccccaaccagtaggcacggctgaagtgcccttgagcaaggcacctaacccctcactgctccccgagcaccgctgttgatgcaggcagttcactgcgccgggattagtgtgtgcttcacctcactgtgtgtacactgtgtgctgtgtgtgtttcactaattcacggattgggataaatgcagaaaccaaatttccctcacaggatcaaaagagtatatatacttatacttgaactctctctgtgtcttttggACCTCTAGAACAGAAAATGCTCCCCTACATGATCACCATCGGTGACGGGATACACAACTTTGCGGACGGCCTGGCCATCGGTGCAGCCTTCTCCATATCCTGGAAGTCAGGCCTGGCCACGTCCCTGGCTGTCCTCTGTCACGAACTGCCCCATGAGTTGGGTAAGTTCTCCCCTCCGCTTACATATTAACCTTTGCTGTGACTCAATGGTAAAGGCAACTCTGCCTTCTTATATCTGAATCCTATATTTTACATGGTCACAAAAATGGTCAAATAACTATACATAAACTCATGTCTACTTTTTACTCCATTTTTTGTGTGTAGCAAGTATCTTTCCAATCATTTAATTGTCAGAAAGGTCGCACAACCTACCGTATAGCCTATCAGTCTCATTTTATCAGGGACATCCTATTTTCACTATTCATCGGGAGCCTCCACTCTCCTGCTTGTGTACTGAAGGTGACTTTGTTATCAGCTGACTGAGATAGACATCAACGATGGGCACAAAACCTGTAAAATAACTTTACAAAATGTTCTTTCTCCCTGTGGCTGCTCCTTGACTGTGGTACACTGCGGGTCACTTTGCTATCAGATCATCATAAAAATCTGCCACACAGCAGTTCCTAGCCCTTACAAAGCCTTATCAGTGCCCTCTTATTTTACTGCCGGCTTCATTGGTTTGTACCACAGGTGACTTTGCCATTCTTCTGCACTGCGGCTTGTCTGTGAAGAAGGCCCTGCTGCTCAACATGGGCAGTGCCATGACCTCCTTCATTGGACTCTACATCTCGCTGTCCATCGCTACGGACGCAGCAACAAAAGAGTGGATAGCGGCAGTAACGGCCGGCTTATTCCTTTATGTGGGCCTAGCAGACATGGTATGTGTCATGGTGTAAAGGCCCATATCAGTACAGGTGAAATGTGGTCCAGGAACGGGTAGTGTAAGGTCTGGGATGTAGCCATATTGGAGTCATTGTGGAGagcaccccccctctcccccaaaAAGGGATATTTTAATAGGAATATTTTCATCATCCAAGGCATTCTAATAAAAATGGGTTCCTGCCACCAGGCTCTGTGTTAGTGACACCCATGTGTGGGATTAGCAGAATGTGACTTAATTACAAACTAAATATATTTCTATAACACAAATGAACAAGAGTTGAAATGATCAAACCTAGATTTTTATAAATTGTGTTTCACTGTGCTGCAACCGATATTCATCAGGTAACGTATGTGTTAGTTTGTCTGTTAGTCATTGCATTATGTATGCTGTAAAAATAACATATCTCTCTATATCCCcctatatgaaaatatgttatcACTGAAAATGTATTGCTGCCTCCTAGAAGCCAACAGTGTTTGATGactatatattttctttcaGCTTCCTTCAATGGTGCACGTGAACAGCTCAAGGCCCTGGTTCATGTTTGTTCTACAGAATTTAGGCCTGTTGACCGGGTGGGGCATCCTTTTGGTCCTCTCCCTTTATGAGGACCAGATTGGAGTCTTCTAGAGactggatgttttttttcttgtttgtttgtttgtctataTGCTATTTGTAGTTGTTTTAAGAATGTATATATTTTCTCAACTGAAATTATAC from Alosa alosa isolate M-15738 ecotype Scorff River chromosome 20, AALO_Geno_1.1, whole genome shotgun sequence includes the following:
- the slc39a4 gene encoding zinc transporter ZIP4 isoform X1: MDRSNIRFCVFLICFSLTLLNYAKCSNEDIFDKVVALVSPGEVHLTEKSLHSILTELEKRVQCSDVSCGKCLSVDHVPQLVTNYSTTQEVHADDFLRLAAGCCLYLSDPLRACRAATAGRWGEETEEFIHQLAHGEDTGHGGHEDHGGHEGGAVERLLHSMEEHYRPESNQPCVTMSDILEESNASMSHDHHSNHSDHDGDHRSGEHHEHSELDTLCGVVLYHALRGDCMTTQELPEEAFFLDFIFGKFGSDNVTLQDLESLMKSLNLGERQLSKDHDHGHDHHDAELHDQAGHRAAQGQASPRHSHEEGQERNSSWEQSCYSAGELMRIHHLNGSNLTRDQFVRLSPALVQQLVSGACNATEPTVIHPGDGLSRTEKYVYATVANLLICLTALFGIVVLLCTSCSSIFQLCIQFCISLAVGSLTGDALLHLLPMFLGLHAHGTGENGGGHDLTYIYKMLVLLAGIYYFYLMEAIFAILSRRNKHHHHPHHHGEDSEPHHCDHGRVIQMYQQEKKHRHSTSQADLVEEEDNEKSFPQELPRTQEQKMLPYMITIGDGIHNFADGLAIGAAFSISWKSGLATSLAVLCHELPHELGDFAILLHCGLSVKKALLLNMGSAMTSFIGLYISLSIATDAATKEWIAAVTAGLFLYVGLADMLPSMVHVNSSRPWFMFVLQNLGLLTGWGILLVLSLYEDQIGVF
- the slc39a4 gene encoding zinc transporter ZIP4 isoform X2; this encodes MLVLLAGIYYFYLMEAIFAILSRRNKHHHHPHHHGEDSEPHHCDHGRVIQMYQQEKKHRHSTSQADLVEEEDNEKSFPQELPRTQEQKMLPYMITIGDGIHNFADGLAIGAAFSISWKSGLATSLAVLCHELPHELGDFAILLHCGLSVKKALLLNMGSAMTSFIGLYISLSIATDAATKEWIAAVTAGLFLYVGLADMLPSMVHVNSSRPWFMFVLQNLGLLTGWGILLVLSLYEDQIGVF